The following are encoded in a window of Sinorhizobium sojae CCBAU 05684 genomic DNA:
- the mutS gene encoding DNA mismatch repair protein MutS: protein MNLLTDPSSQTGEIFSVSDLASEESRSSATPMMEQYIEIKANNPDSLLFYRMGDFYELFFQDAVEAARALGITLTKRGLHMGQVIPMCGVPVHAADDYLQKLIALGFRVAVCEQVEDPAEAKKRGSKSVVRRDVVRLVTPGTITEEKLLSPSETNYLMALARIRSGSEPAYALAWIDISTGIFRLAETAESRLLADILRIEPRELILPDTVFHDPELRAVFEVLGRVAVPQPAVLFDSATAESRIARYYGVKTLDGFGSFSRAELAAASAAISYVEKTQLAERPALGIPERESVASTLFIDPATRANLELAKTLSGAREGSLLKALDRTVTSGGARLLAERLMSPLTDPDRINQRLDSVEILVDQPSLAMDVRDALRRAPDMPRALSRLALGRGGPRDLGAIQAGLRAAKALSALLARAELSVELDEARGAIAALPGELLACLDAMLAEELPLLKRDGGFLREGANAELDEMRALRDQSRRVIAGLQLRYCEETGVKSLKIKHNNVLGYFIEVTAGNAGAMTDTDAGKARFIHRQTMANAMRFTTTELADLETKIANAADRALAIELEAFEAMTRAVVAHAEALKAAALALAAIDVSAALAVLAEEQNYVRPAVDRSRMFAIEGGRHPVVEQALRRQAANPFVANGCDLSPPDGEKTGAIWLLTGPNMGGKSTFLRQNALIAIMAQMGSFVPAAAAHIGVVDRLFSRVGASDDLARGRSTFMVEMVETAAILNQATDRSLVILDEIGRGTATFDGLSIAWAAVEHLHEVNRCRGLFATHFHELTVLSEKLGRLSNATMRVKEWDGDVIFLHEVGPGAADRSYGIQVARLAGLPASVVSRARDVLAKLEDADRKNPASQLIDDLPLFQVAVRREEVAKAAGPSKVEDSLRSLNPDDMTPREALEALYALKKELASR from the coding sequence ATGAATTTGCTGACCGATCCATCGAGCCAAACGGGTGAGATATTCTCTGTGTCCGATCTGGCGAGCGAAGAGAGCCGCTCCTCAGCCACGCCGATGATGGAGCAGTACATCGAGATCAAGGCGAACAATCCGGATTCGCTCCTGTTCTATCGCATGGGCGATTTCTACGAGTTGTTCTTCCAGGACGCGGTCGAGGCTGCGCGTGCGCTCGGCATCACGCTCACCAAGCGCGGCCTGCACATGGGCCAGGTCATCCCCATGTGCGGCGTGCCCGTGCATGCCGCCGACGACTATCTGCAGAAGCTGATCGCTCTCGGCTTCCGGGTCGCGGTTTGCGAACAGGTGGAGGATCCGGCGGAAGCGAAGAAGCGCGGCAGCAAGTCGGTCGTGCGCCGCGACGTGGTGCGCCTGGTGACGCCGGGAACGATCACCGAAGAAAAGCTTCTTTCGCCGTCGGAAACGAATTACCTGATGGCGCTGGCCCGAATCAGAAGCGGCTCTGAACCGGCCTATGCGCTCGCCTGGATCGACATTTCGACCGGCATCTTCCGCCTGGCCGAGACGGCGGAGAGCCGCCTGCTTGCCGACATATTGCGCATCGAGCCGCGCGAACTGATCCTGCCTGACACCGTCTTCCACGATCCGGAGCTGCGTGCGGTTTTCGAGGTGCTCGGCCGCGTCGCCGTACCCCAGCCGGCCGTGCTCTTCGACAGCGCGACGGCGGAGAGCCGCATCGCCCGCTATTACGGCGTCAAGACCCTCGACGGGTTCGGCAGCTTTTCGCGAGCCGAACTTGCGGCAGCCTCGGCGGCCATCTCCTATGTCGAGAAGACGCAGCTCGCCGAGCGTCCGGCGCTCGGTATTCCGGAGAGGGAAAGCGTTGCTTCGACCTTGTTCATCGATCCGGCCACGCGCGCAAATCTCGAACTGGCGAAGACGCTTTCCGGTGCCCGCGAAGGAAGCCTCCTGAAAGCGCTGGACCGGACCGTAACCAGCGGCGGCGCACGGCTGCTCGCCGAGCGGCTGATGTCGCCTCTGACCGATCCAGATCGGATCAATCAACGGCTGGATTCGGTCGAGATCCTCGTCGATCAGCCAAGCCTTGCCATGGATGTCCGCGATGCCCTGCGGCGCGCCCCCGACATGCCGCGCGCCCTGTCGCGGCTCGCCCTCGGTCGCGGCGGCCCGCGCGACCTCGGCGCCATCCAGGCGGGCTTGCGCGCCGCGAAGGCCCTGTCCGCACTGCTCGCGCGCGCCGAGCTCTCGGTTGAGCTCGACGAGGCGCGAGGGGCGATCGCCGCCCTGCCGGGGGAATTGCTCGCCTGTCTCGATGCAATGCTTGCCGAGGAACTGCCGCTCCTGAAGCGGGACGGCGGGTTCCTGCGCGAGGGCGCGAATGCCGAACTGGACGAGATGCGGGCGCTGCGCGACCAGTCGCGCCGCGTCATTGCTGGTCTGCAGCTCAGATATTGCGAGGAGACGGGCGTCAAGTCGCTAAAGATCAAGCACAACAACGTGCTCGGTTATTTCATTGAGGTGACCGCCGGCAATGCCGGTGCAATGACCGACACGGATGCGGGAAAAGCCCGTTTCATTCACCGCCAGACCATGGCGAATGCCATGCGCTTTACCACCACCGAGCTCGCCGATCTCGAAACCAAGATCGCCAACGCCGCCGACCGGGCGCTGGCGATCGAGCTCGAGGCCTTCGAGGCAATGACGCGCGCGGTGGTCGCCCATGCTGAGGCCCTCAAGGCGGCGGCGCTGGCGCTGGCCGCCATCGACGTCTCTGCCGCTCTCGCCGTGCTCGCCGAGGAGCAGAACTATGTCCGACCGGCCGTCGACCGGTCTCGGATGTTCGCCATCGAAGGCGGCCGTCATCCGGTCGTCGAGCAGGCGCTGCGGCGCCAGGCGGCAAACCCGTTCGTCGCCAATGGCTGCGACCTGTCGCCGCCGGACGGCGAGAAGACCGGTGCGATCTGGCTGCTCACCGGCCCGAACATGGGGGGTAAGTCGACCTTCCTGCGCCAGAACGCGTTGATTGCTATCATGGCGCAGATGGGCTCCTTCGTGCCGGCGGCCGCCGCGCATATCGGCGTCGTCGACCGGCTATTCTCCCGCGTCGGCGCCTCGGACGACCTCGCCCGCGGTCGCTCGACCTTCATGGTCGAAATGGTTGAGACGGCGGCGATCCTCAACCAGGCGACCGATCGCTCGCTGGTGATCCTCGATGAGATCGGCCGCGGCACGGCGACTTTCGACGGACTGTCGATTGCCTGGGCGGCGGTCGAACATCTGCACGAGGTCAATCGCTGTCGCGGCCTGTTTGCTACCCATTTCCATGAATTGACGGTGCTCTCCGAAAAGCTGGGGCGCCTGTCCAATGCAACGATGCGGGTCAAGGAGTGGGACGGCGACGTCATCTTCCTGCACGAAGTCGGCCCCGGTGCCGCCGATCGGTCCTACGGCATCCAGGTCGCCCGGCTTGCCGGCTTGCCGGCGTCGGTCGTCTCGCGGGCGCGCGACGTGCTTGCCAAGCTCGAAGACGCGGATCGCAAGAACCCGGCAAGCCAGCTGATCGACGACCTGCCGCTCTTCCAGGTCGCGGTGCGACGGGAAGAGGTGGCAAAGGCTGCCGGGCCATCCAAGGTCGAGGACTCCTTGCGCTCTCTCAACCCGGACGACATGACGCCACGTGAGGCGCTCGAGGCGCTCTATGCGTTGAAAAAGGAGCTCGCCAGCCGTTGA